A single region of the Pogoniulus pusillus isolate bPogPus1 chromosome Z, bPogPus1.pri, whole genome shotgun sequence genome encodes:
- the HDHD2 gene encoding haloacid dehalogenase-like hydrolase domain-containing protein 2 isoform X2, translated as MAARRVLKAVLVDLNGTLHIEDSAVPGAQEALKRLRGAPVTIRFVTNTTKECKRDLLERLTKLGFDITENEIFTSLTAARNLLEQKQVRPLLLVDDKALSDFTGIATDDPNAVVVGLAPEHFHYEMMNRAFQLILNGAPLIAIHKARYFKKKDGMALGPGPFVTGLEYATDTKATVVGKPEKTFFLEALRGIDCAPEEAIMIGDDCRDDVGGAQNAGMRGILVRTGKYRPADEDKINPSPYLTCENFPEAVEHILQHLL; from the exons ATGGCAGCTCGGCGTGTGCTGAAAGCTGTCTTGGTGGATCTCAACGGCACACTTCACATTGAAGACTCGGCTGTGCCAGGCGCACAGGAAGCTCTTAAAAG GCTGCGTGGCGCTCCAGTTACCATTCGGTTTGTGACAAACACAACAAAGGAGTGCAagagggacttgctggagaggctgACAAAACTGGGATTTGACATCACAGAAAACGAGATCTTCACGTCTCTGACAGCagccagaaatctcctggagcAAAAGCAAGTGCGGCCTCTCCTCCTGGTGGATGACAAGGCCCTGTCTGACTTTACAG GTATAGCTACCGATGATCCCAATGCAGTGGTGGTAGGACTGGCTCCTGAGCACTTTCACTATGAGATGATGAACAGAGCATTTCA GTTGATTTTGAATGGTGCTCCTCTTATAGCTATACATAAAGCCAGATACTTCAAGAAAAAAGATGGCATGGCTCTGGGACCTGGACCTTTTGTAACTGGTCTGGAATATGCAACAGACACCAAAGCAACTGTAGTGGGGAAGCCAGAGAAAACCTTCTTCCTGGAAGCTCTGCGGGGCATTGACTGTGCCCCAGAGGAAGCCATCATGATTGGTGAC GACTGCCGGGATGATGTTGGTGGTGCCCAGAACGCAGGCATGCGTGGGATTTTGGTAAGGACTG GTAAATATCGACCAGCAGATGAAGACAAAATCAATCCATCTCCTTACTTAACCTGTGAGAATTTCCCAGAGGCAGTGGAACATATCCTGCAGCATCTGCTCTGA